The following proteins are encoded in a genomic region of Rhodoferax aquaticus:
- a CDS encoding GlcG/HbpS family heme-binding protein, with product MRTSHLLALILSTVATAASAQAVRTERNMSLELANQIATATVAACSANGYAVTATVVDRAGSVRAVQRADNAGPHTLAASQEKAFTSASAKNTTLAMMEGAQKNPAAANLVYIPGFLLVGGGVPVKVGNEVIGAVGVGGAPGGHLDEQCAMVALDKVKDSLK from the coding sequence ATGCGTACTTCCCACCTCCTCGCTTTGATTCTTTCCACCGTTGCCACCGCAGCCAGCGCTCAAGCCGTGCGCACCGAGCGCAATATGTCGCTGGAACTGGCCAACCAGATCGCTACTGCTACCGTGGCCGCCTGCTCCGCCAACGGCTATGCCGTGACCGCGACCGTGGTGGACCGCGCCGGCAGCGTGCGCGCTGTACAACGTGCTGACAATGCCGGCCCGCACACCCTGGCCGCCAGCCAGGAAAAAGCCTTTACCTCGGCGTCCGCCAAAAACACCACCCTGGCCATGATGGAAGGCGCCCAAAAGAACCCGGCTGCGGCTAATTTGGTCTACATCCCCGGTTTCTTGCTGGTGGGTGGCGGTGTGCCGGTGAAGGTGGGTAACGAAGTCATCGGTGCAGTAGGCGTAGGCGGCGCACCCGGCGGCCACTTGGACGAGCAGTGCGCCATGGTCGCGCTGGACAAAGTCAAAGATTCTTTGAAGTAA
- a CDS encoding ankyrin repeat domain-containing protein: MSTPGSTRLARTLPFALLVAGVTWLPLSQAQVAPTAAEIAAYRGLHAAAARGDVAALTQLLSAKADINPRDAYGRTPLHVATFAKQRAAVRTLIQAGADTGALENDRYDAVTIAAVADDEETLRTLLSLGASAKLVTSRFEGTALIAAAHLGHDGVVRQLIAAGAPLDHVNNLHWTATIESIVLGNGGARHQATLRALVEAGANLQLTDRHGKTPLDLARSYGYPEMVRLLEKR, encoded by the coding sequence ATGTCAACCCCCGGTAGCACCCGGCTTGCCCGGACCCTTCCATTCGCCCTGCTAGTGGCGGGTGTGACATGGCTGCCGCTGTCTCAGGCGCAGGTGGCGCCCACGGCCGCTGAGATTGCGGCTTACCGTGGCCTACACGCTGCGGCGGCGCGGGGCGATGTGGCGGCCCTTACGCAGCTGCTGAGCGCCAAAGCCGACATCAACCCGCGCGATGCCTATGGCCGCACGCCCCTGCATGTGGCCACCTTTGCCAAACAGCGCGCGGCGGTACGCACCTTGATACAAGCGGGCGCTGACACCGGTGCCTTGGAAAATGACCGGTATGACGCCGTCACCATCGCGGCGGTGGCCGATGACGAAGAAACCTTGCGCACCCTGCTGAGCCTGGGCGCAAGCGCCAAGTTGGTGACCAGCCGTTTTGAGGGCACAGCGCTGATTGCGGCCGCCCACTTGGGCCATGACGGTGTGGTGCGCCAGCTGATTGCAGCCGGCGCCCCGCTAGATCATGTGAACAACCTGCACTGGACTGCGACCATTGAATCCATCGTGCTGGGCAACGGCGGCGCCCGTCACCAAGCCACCTTGAGGGCTCTGGTGGAAGCAGGCGCTAACTTGCAGCTCACCGACCGCCACGGCAAAACGCCGCTGGACCTGGCGCGCAGCTATGGCTACCCAGAGATGGTGCGCTTGCTGGAGAAGCGCTAA
- the tyrS gene encoding tyrosine--tRNA ligase, giving the protein MNQASSPQLVVSDRVREALAVTLRGVEELLPQDEWVKKLAKSEATGKPLRIKLGLDPTAPDIHIGHTVVLNKMRQLQDLGHTVIFLIGDFTSMIGDPSGRNSTRPPLTAEQIKVNAETYYRQASLVLDPAKTEIRYNSEWSDPLGARGMIQLASRYTVARMMERNDFHDRFHAGTPIAVHEFLYPLMQGYDSVALESDLELGGTDQKFNLLMGRTLQAEYGQEPQCILTMPLLEGLDGVEKMSKSKNNYIGISEEPNTMFAKVLSISDVLMWKWYTLLSFKSEADIAALKAEVEGGRNPKDAKVALAKEITARFHSAAAADAAEQDFINRSKGGIPDQIDEITLPLGEGGAAVGIAALLKSANLAASSGEGNRLIDGGGVRVDSNVVSDKGLKLGAGTYVLQVGKRKFARVTLA; this is encoded by the coding sequence ATGAATCAAGCCTCAAGCCCCCAGTTAGTTGTAAGTGATCGTGTGCGCGAGGCCCTTGCGGTCACCCTGCGTGGCGTTGAAGAACTGCTCCCGCAAGACGAATGGGTGAAAAAGCTCGCCAAGTCCGAGGCCACAGGCAAGCCGCTGCGCATCAAGCTGGGACTGGATCCGACCGCGCCTGATATTCATATCGGTCACACCGTGGTGCTGAACAAGATGCGTCAGTTGCAGGACTTGGGGCACACCGTCATCTTTTTGATCGGCGACTTCACCAGCATGATCGGTGACCCCTCCGGCCGCAACAGCACCCGCCCGCCCCTTACGGCTGAGCAGATCAAGGTGAACGCCGAGACCTACTACCGCCAGGCCAGCCTGGTGCTGGACCCCGCCAAAACCGAGATCCGCTACAACAGCGAGTGGAGCGACCCGCTGGGCGCGCGCGGCATGATCCAGCTGGCCAGCCGCTACACCGTGGCTCGCATGATGGAGCGCAACGACTTCCACGACCGCTTCCACGCAGGCACCCCGATTGCGGTGCACGAATTCCTCTACCCGCTGATGCAAGGCTATGACTCCGTGGCGCTGGAAAGCGACCTGGAGCTGGGCGGTACCGACCAGAAGTTCAACCTGCTCATGGGCCGCACCCTGCAGGCCGAATACGGCCAGGAGCCCCAGTGCATCTTGACCATGCCGCTGCTCGAAGGGCTGGACGGCGTCGAGAAGATGTCCAAGAGCAAGAACAACTACATCGGCATCTCGGAAGAGCCCAACACCATGTTCGCCAAGGTGCTGTCTATCTCCGATGTGCTGATGTGGAAGTGGTACACCTTGCTCAGCTTCAAGAGCGAGGCAGACATCGCCGCGCTCAAGGCCGAAGTTGAAGGTGGGCGCAACCCCAAAGACGCCAAGGTGGCACTCGCCAAGGAAATCACCGCGCGCTTCCACAGCGCTGCTGCGGCCGATGCGGCAGAGCAGGACTTCATCAACCGCAGCAAAGGTGGCATCCCGGACCAGATCGACGAAATCACCTTGCCCTTGGGCGAAGGTGGTGCAGCGGTGGGTATTGCCGCGCTGCTGAAGTCTGCGAACCTGGCCGCCTCCAGCGGTGAAGGCAACCGACTGATTGACGGTGGCGGCGTGCGGGTGGACAGCAATGTGGTGAGCGACAAGGGCTTAAAGCTGGGCGCTGGCACCTACGTGCTGCAAGTGGGCAAGCGCAAATTTGCCCGCGTGACCCTGGCCTGA
- a CDS encoding M23 family metallopeptidase, whose product MIDGFTQAAAQLWAYSAYLAKRYPKRIVSAIGVSLLVGAGGSYAVSQLVPDPADMPVRTVVENLTLPPVSAATEDVTNLAMRLYRSDLTRSTDTADVLLKRLGVFDTKAAEFLRNDKLMQQLVLGRAGRNITAETTDANGLLRLTARWSPEDDGMFKRLSIEKLPEGFVSRLETLPMAASSRLASGTIASSLFAATDDASIPDAVAIQLAEIFSGDIDFHRALRKGDRFSVVYESLEGDGEPLRAGRVLSAEFVNNGKTHQAMWFQEPAAVGTVTDSAATHNLTKGGYFTLAGDSLRKTFLASPMEFSRVSSGFKMRFHPILQTWRAHLGVDYAAATGTPVRTVADGIVEFAGVQNGFGNVVFVKHANNTTTVYAHLSRIDVQRGQSVSQAQHIGAVGATGWATGPHLHFEFRVNGVHQDPLLAVGNNVAVPISASVRPLFDKAAASVRHQLEAALYMQTASAE is encoded by the coding sequence TTGATTGACGGATTTACCCAAGCAGCCGCACAGCTGTGGGCGTATTCGGCGTATCTTGCCAAGCGCTATCCCAAGCGTATTGTTTCAGCCATCGGTGTCAGCCTTTTGGTGGGTGCTGGCGGAAGCTACGCTGTGTCGCAACTGGTGCCAGACCCCGCTGATATGCCCGTCCGCACGGTGGTCGAGAACCTTACGTTGCCGCCTGTGAGTGCGGCCACCGAGGATGTCACGAATTTGGCCATGCGGCTCTACCGCTCAGACCTCACGCGCTCAACCGATACGGCGGACGTTTTACTTAAGCGCCTAGGGGTGTTTGACACCAAAGCCGCGGAGTTTTTACGCAACGACAAATTGATGCAGCAATTGGTGCTGGGTCGCGCGGGCCGCAACATTACCGCTGAAACAACGGATGCCAATGGACTGCTGCGCCTGACCGCTCGCTGGAGTCCTGAAGACGACGGCATGTTCAAACGCCTTTCCATAGAAAAACTGCCTGAAGGTTTTGTTTCTCGCTTGGAAACCTTGCCCATGGCGGCTTCTTCCCGCCTAGCGAGTGGAACGATTGCAAGCTCTTTGTTTGCAGCTACCGACGACGCCAGCATTCCCGATGCAGTGGCTATTCAGCTGGCAGAGATTTTTTCCGGGGACATCGACTTTCACCGCGCCTTGCGCAAGGGTGATCGCTTTTCCGTGGTGTACGAGTCGCTGGAAGGGGATGGTGAGCCTTTGCGTGCCGGTCGCGTACTCAGTGCTGAGTTCGTCAACAACGGTAAAACCCACCAAGCCATGTGGTTCCAAGAGCCCGCTGCGGTCGGTACCGTTACGGATAGCGCCGCCACCCACAACTTGACCAAAGGCGGCTACTTTACCTTGGCGGGTGACAGCCTGCGCAAAACATTCTTGGCGTCGCCCATGGAGTTTTCGCGTGTGTCAAGTGGTTTCAAAATGCGGTTTCACCCGATTCTGCAAACTTGGCGAGCCCATTTGGGCGTGGACTACGCGGCAGCAACGGGTACCCCAGTGCGCACGGTGGCGGACGGTATCGTTGAATTTGCAGGTGTGCAAAACGGCTTTGGCAACGTAGTGTTCGTCAAGCACGCCAACAACACTACGACCGTGTACGCGCATTTAAGTAGGATTGATGTGCAACGCGGCCAAAGCGTATCGCAAGCCCAGCACATCGGCGCAGTCGGTGCCACCGGTTGGGCTACGGGGCCCCATTTGCATTTTGAATTTCGGGTCAATGGTGTCCACCAAGATCCTTTACTGGCCGTTGGCAATAACGTGGCTGTACCGATCAGCGCATCCGTGAGACCTCTTTTTGATAAAGCTGCGGCGTCTGTGCGCCACCAGTTGGAGGCCGCGCTCTATATGCAAACAGCCAGTGCTGAATAG
- a CDS encoding anhydro-N-acetylmuramic acid kinase — protein MSGTSLDGVDGVLVDFSGMQPSAVTHASLPFPVDLKAEFLALNTAGNNELHRAALAGNALVRLYARVVNDLLLQSGRTSDQVAAIGAHGQTVRHRPTEFDGTGYTLQVNNPSLLAELCGIDVVADFRSRDVAAGGQGAPLVPPFHQSFFGGSGQVAAVLNIGGIANITHIQRPFAADGLRGYDCGPGNALMDAWCTQHTGAAFDDNGAWAAFGSINDALLASMLTEPFFALRPPKSTGRDLFNWSWLQHKLAECGPCLPVDVQATLTELTALGCARCLDACPEQPSQVLVCGGGALNGYLMQRLQVALPNYTVNSTALHGLPPLQVEATAFAWLARQAMVRKTASLESVTGARGARILGAIYPA, from the coding sequence ATGTCAGGCACCTCCTTAGACGGGGTGGATGGTGTTTTGGTTGATTTCTCAGGTATGCAGCCTTCGGCAGTCACCCACGCGAGCTTGCCGTTTCCTGTGGATCTGAAGGCTGAGTTCTTGGCGCTCAACACCGCAGGGAACAACGAGCTCCATCGCGCAGCTTTGGCTGGGAACGCGCTGGTTCGTTTGTACGCTCGAGTCGTCAACGATTTGCTTTTGCAAAGTGGCCGTACATCAGATCAAGTAGCCGCCATCGGTGCGCATGGGCAAACAGTACGCCATAGGCCGACTGAGTTTGACGGCACGGGTTATACGCTCCAAGTCAACAACCCGTCACTTTTGGCCGAGTTATGTGGCATTGATGTGGTCGCTGACTTTCGCAGCCGCGATGTGGCTGCTGGCGGACAGGGTGCCCCCTTGGTGCCCCCCTTTCACCAGTCTTTCTTTGGCGGTTCTGGCCAGGTTGCTGCGGTGCTCAACATTGGGGGAATCGCTAACATCACGCACATTCAACGCCCCTTCGCTGCTGACGGTTTGCGTGGATACGATTGTGGTCCAGGTAATGCGCTGATGGATGCGTGGTGTACGCAGCACACTGGTGCGGCTTTTGACGACAACGGCGCGTGGGCAGCATTTGGAAGCATTAATGATGCGCTCCTCGCATCCATGCTGACAGAACCTTTTTTTGCCCTGCGCCCACCCAAGAGCACGGGGAGAGATCTGTTCAATTGGTCATGGCTTCAACACAAATTGGCGGAGTGTGGGCCATGTTTGCCCGTCGATGTACAAGCGACATTGACCGAACTGACAGCGCTTGGATGCGCCCGATGTCTGGATGCATGTCCCGAGCAGCCCTCGCAAGTCTTGGTGTGCGGCGGTGGTGCACTCAATGGCTATTTGATGCAGCGACTCCAAGTGGCACTGCCCAATTACACGGTTAACTCGACTGCCCTGCATGGCTTACCTCCGTTGCAAGTGGAGGCTACAGCGTTCGCTTGGCTGGCTCGGCAAGCCATGGTACGAAAAACTGCTAGTTTAGAAAGCGTTACGGGCGCCAGAGGCGCCCGTATTCTTGGTGCGATTTACCCCGCCTAA
- the erpA gene encoding iron-sulfur cluster insertion protein ErpA — protein MSAVAESPVVEMPSPILFTDSAAAKVADLIAEEGNPDLKLRVFVQGGGCSGFQYGFTFDEITNEDDTTMTKNGVSLLIDAMSYQYLTGAEIDYKEDLQGAQFVIKNPNATTTCGCGSSFSA, from the coding sequence ATGAGTGCCGTTGCTGAATCCCCCGTTGTTGAAATGCCTTCGCCTATTTTGTTCACTGACAGTGCTGCGGCTAAAGTGGCAGACCTGATTGCAGAAGAAGGCAACCCTGATCTGAAATTGCGTGTGTTTGTGCAAGGTGGCGGTTGCTCTGGCTTTCAGTACGGCTTTACCTTCGACGAAATCACCAACGAAGACGACACCACGATGACCAAGAATGGGGTTTCGCTCTTGATCGACGCGATGAGCTACCAATACCTGACTGGAGCTGAAATTGACTACAAGGAAGACTTGCAAGGCGCGCAGTTCGTGATTAAGAACCCCAATGCAACCACGACGTGTGGCTGCGGTTCTTCTTTTTCTGCTTAA
- a CDS encoding bactofilin family protein, with protein MFNMKKQPPIKSLIADGSLIQGNVSFSDGLRIDGQVVGNVRAKDDVASILVISETASVQGEIIADHIIINGSVKGPVTARMLLELQPKARIEGDVDYSALEMHPGALITGQLRPILEGEEKPTLKLAANNQ; from the coding sequence ATGTTTAACATGAAGAAGCAACCCCCTATCAAAAGCTTGATAGCGGATGGAAGCCTGATCCAGGGCAATGTATCGTTTTCGGATGGATTGCGTATTGATGGCCAAGTCGTGGGCAATGTACGTGCCAAAGATGATGTGGCCAGCATCTTGGTCATCTCTGAAACAGCCAGTGTGCAAGGTGAGATCATTGCGGACCACATTATCATCAACGGCTCCGTCAAAGGACCAGTCACTGCCCGCATGCTGCTTGAGCTGCAACCTAAGGCGCGGATCGAAGGTGACGTTGACTATTCGGCACTTGAAATGCATCCAGGCGCCTTGATTACGGGTCAACTGCGTCCTATCTTGGAAGGCGAAGAAAAGCCCACACTCAAGTTGGCGGCAAATAACCAGTAA
- a CDS encoding DUF6776 family protein, whose translation MPWPFRWAVWAIVMGFCAAIGLWAFEFGKNIAGLEKGSRAELLALREQVLDLQAALSVAEKARDQAQSIANTAGTLVTAEKSSQERLVAQVKQLEADNRALRGDLGFFEKLIPVTGVDGVSIRGLQAELIGGSTVKWQVLVIQANKNAPEFGGRMDVSFSGLLNGKPWSASLVDGPQAIKIRQYGRAEGQFELPPQVILKGVTAKLMDGATVRATQSIKL comes from the coding sequence ATGCCATGGCCGTTTCGCTGGGCGGTTTGGGCTATCGTGATGGGTTTCTGTGCAGCCATTGGGCTGTGGGCCTTTGAGTTCGGGAAAAACATCGCCGGGCTTGAAAAAGGTTCCCGCGCGGAACTCTTAGCCTTGAGGGAACAAGTGCTGGATCTACAAGCTGCATTGAGCGTTGCTGAAAAAGCGCGTGACCAAGCGCAGTCCATCGCCAATACGGCGGGCACTTTGGTAACAGCAGAAAAGTCTTCCCAAGAGCGGCTTGTGGCGCAAGTCAAGCAGCTTGAAGCCGACAATCGGGCGCTACGTGGAGACCTCGGTTTCTTTGAAAAGTTAATTCCTGTAACTGGTGTTGATGGGGTGTCAATACGGGGGTTGCAGGCGGAATTGATTGGCGGTAGCACGGTAAAATGGCAGGTGCTTGTGATTCAAGCCAATAAAAACGCACCAGAATTCGGCGGCCGAATGGATGTATCATTTTCCGGACTTTTGAACGGAAAGCCTTGGAGCGCTTCGTTGGTAGATGGGCCTCAAGCCATAAAAATTAGGCAGTATGGCCGTGCAGAAGGGCAATTCGAATTGCCACCCCAGGTCATCTTAAAGGGGGTCACCGCGAAGTTGATGGATGGTGCCACTGTGCGTGCCACCCAATCCATCAAATTGTAA
- the rpsI gene encoding 30S ribosomal protein S9 encodes MIGEWNNGTGRRKSSVARVFLKKGSGQIVVNGKAIEKFFGRATSIMICKQPLQLTNHAETFDIMVNVAGGGESGQAGAVRHGITRALIDYDATLKSELSKAGFVTRDAREVERKKVGFHGARRRKQFSKR; translated from the coding sequence ATGATCGGTGAATGGAACAATGGAACCGGCCGTCGCAAATCCAGCGTCGCTCGCGTTTTCCTGAAAAAGGGCTCCGGCCAAATCGTCGTTAACGGTAAAGCTATTGAAAAATTCTTTGGCCGTGCCACTTCGATCATGATCTGCAAGCAACCTTTGCAGTTGACCAACCACGCTGAAACGTTTGACATCATGGTCAACGTGGCTGGCGGTGGTGAGTCGGGTCAAGCAGGTGCAGTGCGCCACGGCATTACCCGTGCTTTGATCGACTACGATGCAACTCTGAAATCTGAGTTGAGCAAAGCAGGGTTTGTGACCCGTGATGCTCGTGAAGTGGAGCGTAAGAAAGTCGGCTTCCACGGCGCGCGTCGTCGTAAGCAGTTCAGCAAGCGTTAA
- the rplM gene encoding 50S ribosomal protein L13, whose protein sequence is MSTFSAKPAEVVHEWFVIDATDKVLGRVASEVALRLRGKHKAIYTPHVDTGDFIVIINAAQLRVTGAKTLDKVYYRHSGYPGGITATSFRDMQAKHPGRALEKAVKGMLPKGPLGYAMIKKLKVYGGAEHPHAAQQPKVLDIPGISANAVKREAAQ, encoded by the coding sequence ATGTCAACTTTCAGCGCAAAACCCGCTGAGGTCGTGCACGAGTGGTTTGTGATTGACGCGACCGATAAGGTCCTCGGACGAGTAGCCAGCGAAGTTGCTCTCCGTTTGCGCGGCAAACACAAGGCCATTTACACGCCTCACGTAGATACTGGTGACTTCATTGTCATCATCAACGCAGCTCAGCTGCGCGTTACCGGTGCCAAAACACTGGATAAGGTCTACTACCGCCATTCCGGTTATCCCGGTGGCATCACAGCCACAAGTTTCCGCGACATGCAAGCGAAGCATCCTGGTCGTGCTTTGGAAAAAGCCGTCAAGGGCATGTTGCCAAAGGGTCCTTTGGGTTATGCCATGATCAAGAAGTTGAAGGTGTACGGTGGTGCTGAGCATCCCCATGCAGCCCAACAACCTAAGGTTTTGGATATCCCCGGTATTTCTGCTAACGCAGTGAAAAGAGAGGCGGCCCAATGA
- a CDS encoding 23S rRNA (adenine(2030)-N(6))-methyltransferase RlmJ, whose protein sequence is MFSYRHAFHAGNHADVLKHTVLLAVLRHLTQKDTPLTVFDTHAGAGLYRLDGDYAQTSAEAADGFVKLVHAKLSEPLAPLLQDYVDMVASFNGKDQVKIYPGSPFIIQQELRDRDKLKLFELHPTDSKTLSANIAQLEVGRQVAVLREDGFEAVKKFLPPPSRRALLLCDPSYEVKNDYGRVAVMVADSMQRFATGTYAVWYPIIPRPEAHDLPRKLKTLATKSGKPWLHATLTVKSSKLLQDAEGEVVRPGLPASGMFIINPPHTLKAGLKAALPQMVSILKQDQHATFTLDSAG, encoded by the coding sequence ATGTTCAGTTACCGTCACGCCTTTCACGCCGGGAATCACGCCGACGTCCTCAAGCACACCGTGCTACTTGCTGTGTTGCGACATTTAACGCAAAAAGACACGCCCCTCACCGTTTTTGACACACACGCTGGCGCTGGACTCTATCGCCTTGACGGCGACTATGCACAAACCAGCGCAGAGGCTGCAGACGGCTTTGTGAAGTTGGTGCATGCCAAACTATCAGAACCGCTTGCTCCGCTTCTCCAAGACTACGTCGACATGGTGGCCTCGTTCAATGGCAAGGACCAAGTGAAGATTTATCCTGGTTCGCCATTCATCATCCAGCAAGAGTTGCGAGACCGCGACAAGCTCAAGCTTTTTGAACTGCACCCAACAGACTCCAAGACCCTTAGCGCAAACATTGCGCAATTGGAAGTGGGGCGCCAAGTTGCGGTGTTGCGCGAAGATGGTTTTGAAGCGGTCAAGAAGTTCCTTCCGCCGCCGTCGCGCCGAGCGTTACTTTTGTGCGATCCTAGCTACGAGGTCAAGAATGACTATGGGCGTGTCGCCGTCATGGTGGCCGATTCTATGCAAAGGTTTGCAACGGGAACCTATGCAGTCTGGTATCCCATCATCCCTCGTCCCGAAGCGCATGATTTGCCTCGTAAATTGAAGACCTTGGCAACTAAATCAGGCAAGCCATGGCTGCACGCGACCCTGACTGTGAAGTCGAGCAAGCTACTGCAAGATGCTGAAGGTGAGGTAGTACGCCCGGGACTTCCTGCAAGTGGCATGTTTATCATCAACCCACCACACACGCTCAAAGCAGGATTGAAGGCGGCGCTCCCCCAAATGGTGAGCATTCTGAAGCAAGACCAGCACGCCACCTTTACCTTGGATTCAGCAGGATAA
- the metF gene encoding methylenetetrahydrofolate reductase [NAD(P)H]: MSATSQLPLSLEFFPPKTPEGAEKLKQVRQQLYVLAPEFCSVTFGAGGSTQEGTFAAVRDILAEGVSAASHFSCIGATRETVRAQLTILKAMGVKRLVALRGDLPSGYGAGGEFHYASDLVAFIRTETGDDFHIEVAAYPEVHPQAKSPASDLQAFANKVNAGANSAITQYFYNADAYFRFVEEVDALGLNVPVVPGIMPITSSTQLMRFSDACGAEIPRWIRLRLQSFGDDVVSIKAFGLDVVTDLCEQLRAGGAPSLHFYTMNQSASVLALCQRLGLHSKA, from the coding sequence ATGTCTGCAACGTCTCAATTACCTTTGAGCCTGGAGTTTTTTCCTCCGAAAACGCCCGAAGGGGCCGAGAAACTCAAGCAAGTGCGACAACAGCTCTATGTCCTAGCGCCAGAGTTTTGCTCGGTTACCTTTGGTGCCGGAGGATCGACTCAAGAGGGCACATTCGCTGCCGTTCGGGATATATTGGCCGAGGGGGTCAGTGCGGCTTCGCATTTTTCGTGCATTGGTGCCACCCGTGAAACGGTCCGTGCGCAGTTGACCATACTCAAGGCAATGGGGGTCAAACGCCTTGTCGCATTGCGAGGCGATTTACCCAGTGGCTACGGTGCAGGCGGCGAGTTTCACTACGCCAGTGACTTGGTCGCCTTTATTCGGACCGAAACGGGGGATGACTTCCACATTGAAGTGGCAGCCTACCCAGAGGTACATCCCCAAGCCAAATCGCCAGCAAGTGATTTACAGGCCTTTGCAAACAAGGTCAACGCCGGAGCGAACTCTGCAATCACCCAGTACTTTTACAACGCGGATGCTTACTTTCGATTTGTAGAAGAGGTCGATGCCTTGGGACTGAATGTTCCAGTGGTTCCAGGCATCATGCCCATCACCAGTTCTACGCAATTGATGCGATTTAGCGACGCATGCGGCGCGGAGATTCCGCGATGGATTCGGTTGCGACTTCAGAGTTTTGGTGATGATGTGGTGTCCATCAAGGCCTTTGGCTTGGACGTAGTCACAGACTTGTGTGAACAACTCCGCGCAGGTGGCGCGCCATCACTGCATTTTTACACCATGAACCAGAGTGCCTCGGTCTTGGCTTTGTGCCAACGACTGGGTTTGCACAGCAAGGCCTAG
- a CDS encoding TlyA family RNA methyltransferase: MRADQLLVVRGLASTRSQAQRLIADGVQWRRTTITGEEWKTVVKNGDEIPNDAPIQLLDDSEARYVSRGGLKLEAALKHVGLSVTGMACLDVGQSTGGFTDCLLQHGAASVVGVDVGSAQLHPQLREDPRVLCVEGVNARSLNATDLIAAYADSTGADGQFEEDDFEDSEFDESTEALSPDAAATSLAESEFAPAFDLLVADLSFISQTLVLPAAVPFLKPGGYLLTLVKPQFELQPGQVGKGGIVKDAAMYPLVEQRLRDACAAEGLLVSDWFDSAIEGGDGNREFFIYARKPELMGV, translated from the coding sequence ATGCGCGCTGATCAACTTCTGGTAGTACGCGGCTTGGCGAGCACTCGCTCCCAAGCCCAGCGTTTGATTGCCGATGGCGTGCAGTGGCGTAGAACTACGATCACTGGGGAGGAATGGAAGACCGTTGTCAAAAACGGTGATGAGATTCCAAATGATGCCCCTATCCAACTTTTGGACGACTCCGAAGCACGTTATGTGTCCCGCGGCGGCCTAAAGTTGGAGGCCGCGCTCAAGCATGTGGGACTGTCTGTCACAGGAATGGCCTGCTTGGACGTGGGGCAATCTACCGGAGGTTTTACCGACTGCCTGCTGCAGCACGGCGCAGCCAGCGTCGTGGGCGTCGATGTAGGTAGTGCGCAACTGCACCCTCAACTACGCGAAGATCCTCGGGTCTTGTGCGTAGAGGGTGTAAATGCGCGTTCATTAAATGCTACTGATTTGATAGCTGCTTACGCTGACAGTACGGGCGCTGATGGTCAGTTTGAGGAAGATGACTTCGAAGATTCGGAGTTTGATGAATCGACTGAGGCTTTGTCCCCAGATGCAGCGGCTACTTCACTTGCTGAATCTGAGTTTGCGCCGGCCTTTGACTTGCTTGTTGCTGATTTGTCGTTTATCTCTCAGACCTTGGTCTTGCCCGCAGCGGTTCCTTTTTTGAAGCCTGGTGGCTATCTCCTCACTTTAGTGAAACCTCAGTTTGAACTGCAGCCTGGCCAAGTAGGCAAGGGCGGCATTGTCAAAGACGCAGCGATGTACCCTCTGGTGGAGCAGCGCTTGCGAGACGCATGTGCGGCAGAAGGCCTGTTGGTGTCTGACTGGTTTGATTCCGCGATTGAGGGAGGCGATGGCAACCGGGAGTTTTTTATATACGCCCGCAAACCTGAATTGATGGGTGTTTGA